In one window of Arachis ipaensis cultivar K30076 chromosome B06, Araip1.1, whole genome shotgun sequence DNA:
- the LOC107645379 gene encoding pentatricopeptide repeat-containing protein At2g30780 isoform X2, translated as MKRVWRFTSDAVAQAEHFCFHSHGIPNPKPNIPSFTTTTAAFTSPGLTRRHCTSATPPPPHPLQDITPLFIEKRRLPFGEDLINKASVLKNQLVLEASDSNRVIEILDENSASLIESHVGGSVLLELLNQLDSWPSLALQVFDWRREKKNYGVDSPMSVYEYSKGIKAAGRCKDVHHAVEIFLDAAKKGMRTTSTYNALMSAFMFNGLAKNCHELFCDMKKHAACPPSIGTYNILISLYSRLLLVDHMEETYQAIKESDLQPSENTYNYLIAGYISASMWHDMERVFQMMNRGPVKPNLKTHLLMLRGYGQSGNLEKMEEMYSLVRDHVNKKEIPLIRAMICAYCKSSDSDRVKKVEGLLKLIPQKHYRPWLNALLIKLYSQEDWLEEMEIAINEAFERRTRIASASIMRCVTATYYRCNAIERLETFVKRAECAGWRICRSLYHFIADGVVHVQSLGDEGSPTH; from the exons ATGAAGCGAGTTTGGAGATTCACTTCAGACGCAGTAGCGCAAGCCGAACACTTCTGCTTCCACTCCCATGGAATCCCTAACCCTAAACCTAATATTCCGTCCTTTACTACCACCACTGCCGCATTCACATCGCCTGGCCTCACGCGCCGCCACTGCACCTCCGCTACCCCTCCTCCTCCTCACCCGCTCCAAGATATTACTCCCCTCTTCATCGAGAAACGCAGGCTTCCGTTCGGAGAGGATCTCATCAATAAAGCATCGGTTTTGAAGAACCAACTGGTTCTCGAAGCCTCGGATTCCAATCGGGTAATTGAGATCCTCGATGAGAACTCTGCATCACTGATTGAAAGTCATGTAGGTGGATCTGTGCTGCTCGAGCTCTTGAATCAGTTGGATTCGTGGCCTTCCTTGGCCCTTCAG GTGTTTGATtggaggagggagaagaagaattaTGGTGTTGACTCCCCCATGAGTGTATATGAGTATTCTAAGGGCATAAAAGCTGCAGGTAGATGTAAAGATGTTCATCATGCCGTTGAGATCTTTCTAGATGCTGCAAAGAAGGGCATGAGAACGACCAGCACTTACAATGCATTGATGAGTGCTTTTATGTTCAATGGTCTTGCAAAGAATTGTCACGAGTTGTTCTGTGATATGAAGAAGCATGCAGCTTGTCCTCCTTCAATTGGCACATACAATATTCTCATATCTCTTTACTCTCGCTTGCTGTTGGTGGATCACATGGAAGAAACATACCAGGCAATAAAAGAGTCGGACCTCCAACCCAGTGAGAATACTTATAATTATTTGATTGCTGGATATATCTCGGCTTCGATGTGGCATGACATGGAGAGAGTTTTTCAAATGATGAACAGAGGCCCTGTCAAGCCTAACTTGAAAACCCACCTGCTAATGCTTCGAGGCTATGGACAATCAGGTAATCTGGAGAAGATGGAAGAGATGTATTCTCTAGTAAGGGATCATGTAAACAAAAAAGAAATTCCATTGATCAGGGCCATGATATGTGCGTATTGTAAAAGTTCAGATTCGGATAGAGTGAAGAAGGTAGAGGGATTGTTGAAGCTTATTCCACAAAAACATTACAGACCATGGTTGAACGCCTTGTTGATTAAGCTCTATTCCCAGGAGGACTGGTTAGAGGAAATGGAGATTGCAATTAATGAGGCTTTTGAGCGCAGAACCCGGATAGCCTCAGCAAGTATTATGAGATGCGTTACTGCAACTTATTATCGGTGTAATGCAATAGAAAGGCTAGAAACTTTTGTGAAACGTGCTGAATGTGCTGGGTGGAGAATCTGTCGGTCCTTGTATCATT TTATTGCAGATGGTGTTGTACATGTGCAGTCTTTGGGAGATGAAGGGTCCCCAACACATTGA
- the LOC107645379 gene encoding pentatricopeptide repeat-containing protein At2g30780 isoform X1, translated as MKRVWRFTSDAVAQAEHFCFHSHGIPNPKPNIPSFTTTTAAFTSPGLTRRHCTSATPPPPHPLQDITPLFIEKRRLPFGEDLINKASVLKNQLVLEASDSNRVIEILDENSASLIESHVGGSVLLELLNQLDSWPSLALQVFDWRREKKNYGVDSPMSVYEYSKGIKAAGRCKDVHHAVEIFLDAAKKGMRTTSTYNALMSAFMFNGLAKNCHELFCDMKKHAACPPSIGTYNILISLYSRLLLVDHMEETYQAIKESDLQPSENTYNYLIAGYISASMWHDMERVFQMMNRGPVKPNLKTHLLMLRGYGQSGNLEKMEEMYSLVRDHVNKKEIPLIRAMICAYCKSSDSDRVKKVEGLLKLIPQKHYRPWLNALLIKLYSQEDWLEEMEIAINEAFERRTRIASASIMRCVTATYYRCNAIERLETFVKRAECAGWRICRSLYHLVIADGVVHVQSLGDEGSPTH; from the exons ATGAAGCGAGTTTGGAGATTCACTTCAGACGCAGTAGCGCAAGCCGAACACTTCTGCTTCCACTCCCATGGAATCCCTAACCCTAAACCTAATATTCCGTCCTTTACTACCACCACTGCCGCATTCACATCGCCTGGCCTCACGCGCCGCCACTGCACCTCCGCTACCCCTCCTCCTCCTCACCCGCTCCAAGATATTACTCCCCTCTTCATCGAGAAACGCAGGCTTCCGTTCGGAGAGGATCTCATCAATAAAGCATCGGTTTTGAAGAACCAACTGGTTCTCGAAGCCTCGGATTCCAATCGGGTAATTGAGATCCTCGATGAGAACTCTGCATCACTGATTGAAAGTCATGTAGGTGGATCTGTGCTGCTCGAGCTCTTGAATCAGTTGGATTCGTGGCCTTCCTTGGCCCTTCAG GTGTTTGATtggaggagggagaagaagaattaTGGTGTTGACTCCCCCATGAGTGTATATGAGTATTCTAAGGGCATAAAAGCTGCAGGTAGATGTAAAGATGTTCATCATGCCGTTGAGATCTTTCTAGATGCTGCAAAGAAGGGCATGAGAACGACCAGCACTTACAATGCATTGATGAGTGCTTTTATGTTCAATGGTCTTGCAAAGAATTGTCACGAGTTGTTCTGTGATATGAAGAAGCATGCAGCTTGTCCTCCTTCAATTGGCACATACAATATTCTCATATCTCTTTACTCTCGCTTGCTGTTGGTGGATCACATGGAAGAAACATACCAGGCAATAAAAGAGTCGGACCTCCAACCCAGTGAGAATACTTATAATTATTTGATTGCTGGATATATCTCGGCTTCGATGTGGCATGACATGGAGAGAGTTTTTCAAATGATGAACAGAGGCCCTGTCAAGCCTAACTTGAAAACCCACCTGCTAATGCTTCGAGGCTATGGACAATCAGGTAATCTGGAGAAGATGGAAGAGATGTATTCTCTAGTAAGGGATCATGTAAACAAAAAAGAAATTCCATTGATCAGGGCCATGATATGTGCGTATTGTAAAAGTTCAGATTCGGATAGAGTGAAGAAGGTAGAGGGATTGTTGAAGCTTATTCCACAAAAACATTACAGACCATGGTTGAACGCCTTGTTGATTAAGCTCTATTCCCAGGAGGACTGGTTAGAGGAAATGGAGATTGCAATTAATGAGGCTTTTGAGCGCAGAACCCGGATAGCCTCAGCAAGTATTATGAGATGCGTTACTGCAACTTATTATCGGTGTAATGCAATAGAAAGGCTAGAAACTTTTGTGAAACGTGCTGAATGTGCTGGGTGGAGAATCTGTCGGTCCTTGTATCATT TAGTTATTGCAGATGGTGTTGTACATGTGCAGTCTTTGGGAGATGAAGGGTCCCCAACACATTGA
- the LOC107645380 gene encoding gibberellin receptor GID1B translates to MAGSNEVNLNESRSVVPLNTWVLISNFKLAYNLLRRADGTFNRELAEFLDRKVPSNSIPVHGVWSFDHVDQRIPGLFYRLYLQDSHQRGCAGATVIPDMDKPLSTTDIVPVIIFFHGGSFSHSSANSAIYDTFCRRLVNVSNSVVVSVNYRRSPEHRFPCAYEDGWTALEWVRSRKWLRSGRSESESESKVYVYMAGDSSGGNIVHHVAVRAAEEGIEVLGNILLHPLFGGEKRTESEIRLDGKYFVKLQDRDWYWRAFLPEGEDRDHPACNPFGPRGRSLKGLTSFPKTLVCVAGLDLLQDWQLAYANSLSSFSHHVNLLYLKDATIGFYFLPNNDHFSSLMDQINNFVNPNC, encoded by the exons ATGGCTGGAAGTAATGAAGTCAACCTGAATGAGTCTAGG AGTGTCGTTCCGTTGAACACGTGGGTTCTGATATCGAATTTCAAGCTAGCTTACAATCTGTTAAGGAGAGCAGATGGAACTTTCAACAGAGAATTAGCAGAGTTTCTTGACCGCAAAGTTCCATCCAATTCCATCCCCGTCCACGGCGTCTGGTCCTTCGATCATGTCGATCAGAGAATCCCCGGCCTATTCTACCGTCTATACCTTCAGGACTCTCATCAACGGGGATGTGCCGGCGCCACCGTAATCCCCGACATGGACAAGCCTCTCAGCACCACCGACATCGTCCCCGTCATAATCTTCTTCCACGGCGGAAGCTTCTCTCATTCCTCCGCCAACAGCGCAATCTACGACACTTTCTGCCGCCGTCTCGTCAATGTAAGCAATTCCGTCGTCGTCTCCGTCAACTACCGCCGTTCACCGGAGCATCGCTTTCCCTGCGCCTACGAGGACGGCTGGACCGCCCTGGAGTGGGTCAGATCGAGAAAATGGCTCCGGAGCGGAAGATCCGAATCGGAATCGGAATCGAAGGTTTATGTATACATGGCGGGTGACAGTTCCGGTGGAAACATAGTTCACCACGTGGCGGTGAGAGCGGCGGAGGAAGGAATCGAGGTTCTCGGTAACATCCTTCTTCATCCACTGTTCGGTGGAGAGAAGAGGACCGAGTCAGAGATAAGGCTTGATGGAAAGTATTTCGTGAAGCTTCAAGATCGAGATTGGTATTGGCGGGCTTTTCTTCCTGAAGGAGAAGATAGAGACCACCCTGCTTGTAACCCGTTTGGGCCCAGGGGTAGGTCCCTTAAGGGCTTAACCTCATTCCCTAAGACTCTTGTTTGTgttgctggtttggatcttctcCAAGATTGGCAATTGGCTTATGCCAATTCCCTTAGCTCCTTTTCTCACCATGTCAATCTTCTTTACCTTAAGGATGCCACCATTGGTTTCTACTTCTTGCCAAACAATGATCATTTCTCTTCTCTCATGGATCAGATCAACAACTTCGTCAACCCTAACTGTTAA
- the LOC107645378 gene encoding LEC14B protein, which translates to MYAISPAIHTEEMGYAMSRLEIDSDVSDDGSAIFEDCTSQPTKKPLNYLDNEISQLTKLKSTPHQLLGQVGPGRPELPVSPVKLLAGRESNYSGRGRFSSADCCHLLSRYLPVNGPSLIDQMASRAYVSQFSADGSLFVAGFQGSHIRIYNVDEGWKVKKNILAKSLRWTITDTSLSPDQRYLVYASMSPIVHIVNIGSSETESLANVTEIHDGLDLSSSDDGGYSVGIFTVKFSTDGRELVAGSSGDSIYVYDLEANKLSLRILAHTSDVNTVCFADEASHLIYSGSDDTFCKVWDRRCLNSRGKPAGVLMGHLEGITFIDSRGDGRYFISNGKDQTIKLWDIRKMSSNVTCNPGYRSYEWDYRWMDYPPQAKNLKHPCDQSVATYRGHSVLRTLIRCYFSPAFSTGQKYIYTGSHNACVYIYDLVSGAQVATLKHHKSPVRDCSWHPFQTTLVSSSWDGDVVKWGFDGSAEVPPLSAKRRASRRRNS; encoded by the exons ATGTATGCTATATCCCCTGCGATTCACACTGAAGAGATGGGTTATGCTATGAGTAGACTGGAGATTGATTCCGACGTCTCCGACGATGGAAGTGCCATTTTTGAAGATTGTACTAGTCAACCGACCAAAAAACCCTTGAACTATTTAGACAATGAGATTTCTCAGCTCACAAAGTTGAAGTCGACGCCTCATCAATTGCTAGGCCAAGTTGGACCCGGAAGGCCTGAGTTGCCTGTTTCACCTGTAAAGTTGCTTGCAGGTCGGGAATCCAATTATTCAGGGCGAGGAAGGTTTTCGTCGGCCGACTGTTGTCATCTTTTAAGCAGATATTTGCCAGTAAATGGTCCCTCACTTATTGACCAGATGGCAAGTCGAGCATATGTCTCGCAGTTTTCAGCCGATGGTTCTCTCTTTGTCGCTGGGTTTCAG GGAAGCCACATAAGAATATACAATGTGGATGAAGGTTGGAAAGTTAAGAAGAATATTCTAGCCAAAAGTTTGAGATGGACAATAACTGATACATCTCTTTCTCCTGATCAACGCTATCTT GTTTATGCCAGCATGTCACCTATCGTACACATTGTAAATATTGGATCTTCTGAAACAGAGTCTCTAGCAAATGTTACG GAAATCCATGATGGTTTGGATCTTTCTTCAAGTGATGATGGAGGTTACTCTGTTGGGATATTCACTGTTAAATTCTCAACAGATGGGAGAGAATTAGTTGCAGGAAGCAGTGGTGATTCTATATATGTTTATGATCTTGAAGCAAATAAGCTTTCACTTCGAATTTTAGCTCACACG TCAGATGTGAACACCgtatgctttgctgatgaagctAGCCATCTTATTTACTCCGGTAGTGATGATACTTTTTGCAAG GTATGGGATCGGCGTTGCTTAAATTCTAGAGGTAAGCCCGCAGGGGTCCTCATGGGCCACCTCGAGGGGATCACATTTATCGATAGCCGTGGGGATGGGCGTTATTTCATTTCAAATGGTAAAGATCAGACCATCAAACTTTGGGATATACGCAAAATGTCATCCAATGTTACGTG caatCCTGGCTATAGGAGTTATGAATGGGATTATAGGTGGATGGATTACCCACCTCAAGCCAAAAATTTGAAGCACCCTTGTGATCAGTCTGTGGCTACATATAGAGGCCATTCAGTCTTGCGCACTCTTATCCGCTGCTATTTCTCCCCAGCATTTAG CACTGGCCAAAAGTACATCTATACTGGATCACACAATGCATGTGTTTACATATATGATTTG GTTAGCGGAGCTCAAGTTGCAACACTAAAGCATCATAAATCACCTGTAAGAGATTGTAGTTGGCATCCATTCCAAACTACACTTGTTAGCTCTTCTTGGGACGGTGATGTTGTCAAATGGGGATTTGATGGCAGTGCTGAAGTACCTCCCCTCTCCGCGAAAAGGAGGGCCTCCAGAAGGAGAAATTCTTAG
- the LOC107645379 gene encoding pentatricopeptide repeat-containing protein At2g30780 isoform X3: MKRVWRFTSDAVAQAEHFCFHSHGIPNPKPNIPSFTTTTAAFTSPGLTRRHCTSATPPPPHPLQDITPLFIEKRRLPFGEDLINKASVLKNQLVLEASDSNRVIEILDENSASLIESHVGGSVLLELLNQLDSWPSLALQVFDWRREKKNYGVDSPMSVYEYSKGIKAAGRCKDVHHAVEIFLDAAKKGMRTTSTYNALMSAFMFNGLAKNCHELFCDMKKHAACPPSIGTYNILISLYSRLLLVDHMEETYQAIKESDLQPSENTYNYLIAGYISASMWHDMERVFQMMNRGPVKPNLKTHLLMLRGYGQSGNLEKMEEMYSLVRDHVNKKEIPLIRAMICAYCKSSDSDRVKKVEGLLKLIPQKHYRPWLNALLIKLYSQEDWLEEMEIAINEAFERRTRIASASIMRCVTATYYRCNAIERLETFVKRAECAGWRICRSLYHYGVVHVQSLGDEGSPTH, translated from the exons ATGAAGCGAGTTTGGAGATTCACTTCAGACGCAGTAGCGCAAGCCGAACACTTCTGCTTCCACTCCCATGGAATCCCTAACCCTAAACCTAATATTCCGTCCTTTACTACCACCACTGCCGCATTCACATCGCCTGGCCTCACGCGCCGCCACTGCACCTCCGCTACCCCTCCTCCTCCTCACCCGCTCCAAGATATTACTCCCCTCTTCATCGAGAAACGCAGGCTTCCGTTCGGAGAGGATCTCATCAATAAAGCATCGGTTTTGAAGAACCAACTGGTTCTCGAAGCCTCGGATTCCAATCGGGTAATTGAGATCCTCGATGAGAACTCTGCATCACTGATTGAAAGTCATGTAGGTGGATCTGTGCTGCTCGAGCTCTTGAATCAGTTGGATTCGTGGCCTTCCTTGGCCCTTCAG GTGTTTGATtggaggagggagaagaagaattaTGGTGTTGACTCCCCCATGAGTGTATATGAGTATTCTAAGGGCATAAAAGCTGCAGGTAGATGTAAAGATGTTCATCATGCCGTTGAGATCTTTCTAGATGCTGCAAAGAAGGGCATGAGAACGACCAGCACTTACAATGCATTGATGAGTGCTTTTATGTTCAATGGTCTTGCAAAGAATTGTCACGAGTTGTTCTGTGATATGAAGAAGCATGCAGCTTGTCCTCCTTCAATTGGCACATACAATATTCTCATATCTCTTTACTCTCGCTTGCTGTTGGTGGATCACATGGAAGAAACATACCAGGCAATAAAAGAGTCGGACCTCCAACCCAGTGAGAATACTTATAATTATTTGATTGCTGGATATATCTCGGCTTCGATGTGGCATGACATGGAGAGAGTTTTTCAAATGATGAACAGAGGCCCTGTCAAGCCTAACTTGAAAACCCACCTGCTAATGCTTCGAGGCTATGGACAATCAGGTAATCTGGAGAAGATGGAAGAGATGTATTCTCTAGTAAGGGATCATGTAAACAAAAAAGAAATTCCATTGATCAGGGCCATGATATGTGCGTATTGTAAAAGTTCAGATTCGGATAGAGTGAAGAAGGTAGAGGGATTGTTGAAGCTTATTCCACAAAAACATTACAGACCATGGTTGAACGCCTTGTTGATTAAGCTCTATTCCCAGGAGGACTGGTTAGAGGAAATGGAGATTGCAATTAATGAGGCTTTTGAGCGCAGAACCCGGATAGCCTCAGCAAGTATTATGAGATGCGTTACTGCAACTTATTATCGGTGTAATGCAATAGAAAGGCTAGAAACTTTTGTGAAACGTGCTGAATGTGCTGGGTGGAGAATCTGTCGGTCCTTGTATCATT ATGGTGTTGTACATGTGCAGTCTTTGGGAGATGAAGGGTCCCCAACACATTGA
- the LOC107647896 gene encoding LRR receptor-like serine/threonine-protein kinase ERL1 has product MASPFIFLIFFFIFRVHHAILDPNDFLALQSIRKSLHDVPGSNFFSSWDFTSDPCTFSGVFCHADRVVALNLGDPRAGSPGLTGKLDPALSKLSALAELTVVPGRIYGHLPPSLSALTNLRFLGISRNFISGDIPAGLGNLRSLRTLDLSYNQLSGTIPPAIGNLPELVNVVLCHNRLTGSVPRFSSQTLTRLDLKHNTLSGSIEPDSLPPSLHYLSLSWNWFTGPVDRLLSRLNQLNYLDLSLNRFTGSIPAQLFTYPLTNLQLERNQFSGPVQPVNDVSIQTVDLSYNRFSGEISPMLANVQYLYLNNNGFSGQVPASFVDRLLAASIEILYLQHNYLTGIAISPTAEIPVSSSLCVQYNCMVPPVQTGCPVRSGTQKIRPAEECNQWRG; this is encoded by the coding sequence ATGGCGTCGCCCTTCATCTTCCTAATTTTCTTCTTCATATTCAGAGTGCATCATGCTATATTGGATCCCAATGATTTCTTGGCTCTTCAATCTATTCGTAAATCGCTTCACGATGTTCCTGGCTCTAACTTCTTTTCTTCTTGGGACTTCACCTCTGATCCATGCACATTCTCCGGCGTCTTCTGCCATGCCGACAGAGTCGTCGCTCTAAACCTTGGCGATCCCCGCGCCGGCTCCCCCGGCCTCACCGGAAAACTTGACCCCGCACTCTCCAAGCTCTCCGCTCTCGCCGAATTAACCGTCGTCCCCGGCCGAATCTACGGCCATCTCCCGCCCTCTCTCTCTGCACTTACCAATCTCCGATTCCTTGGCATTAGTCGTAATTTCATCTCCGGCGACATTCCGGCAGGTTTAGGCAACCTTCGCAGCCTGAGAACTCTCGATCTCAGCTACAACCAGCTCTCCGGAACAATCCCTCCGGCGATTGGAAACCTCCCGGAGCTCGTCAACGTCGTCCTCTGCCATAACCGTCTAACCGGTTCGGTTCCCAGATTCTCATCTCAAACGCTAACCCGGCTCGATCTGAAACATAACACTCTCTCCGGTTCGATCGAACCGGATTCCCTCCCTCCCTCACTCCACTACCTCTCCCTCTCATGGAACTGGTTCACTGGACCGGTAGACCGGTTACTAAGCAGGCTCAACCAGCTAAACTACCTCGACCTAAGCCTGAACCGGTTCACCGGTTCAATTCCAGCTCAACTCTTTACGTACCCCCTAACAAACCTCCAGCTCGAGAGGAACCAGTTCTCGGGTCCGGTCCAACCGGTCAACGACGTTTCGATCCAGACCGTTGATCTTAGCTATAACAGATTCTCCGGTGAGATATCGCCCATGCTGGCGAACGTGCAGTATCTTTACCTGAACAACAACGGGTTTTCCGGGCAGGTCCCTGCCAGCTTCGTTGATCGGTTGCTGGCGGCGAGTATAGAGATTCTTTATCTGCAGCATAATTACCTGACCGGAATAGCGATAAGTCCCACGGCGGAGATTCCGGTGAGCAGCTCGCTTTGCGTTCAGTATAACTGTATGGTGCCGCCGGTGCAGACGGGGTGTCCGGTGAGGTCCGGGACGCAGAAGATTCGGCCTGCTGAGGAGTGCAATCAATGGAGGGGATGA
- the LOC107645379 gene encoding pentatricopeptide repeat-containing protein At2g30780 isoform X4 has translation MKRVWRFTSDAVAQAEHFCFHSHGIPNPKPNIPSFTTTTAAFTSPGLTRRHCTSATPPPPHPLQDITPLFIEKRRLPFGEDLINKASVLKNQLVLEASDSNRVIEILDENSASLIESHVGGSVLLELLNQLDSWPSLALQVFDWRREKKNYGVDSPMSVYEYSKGIKAAGRCKDVHHAVEIFLDAAKKGMRTTSTYNALMSAFMFNGLAKNCHELFCDMKKHAACPPSIGTYNILISLYSRLLLVDHMEETYQAIKESDLQPSENTYNYLIAGYISASMWHDMERVFQMMNRGPVKPNLKTHLLMLRGYGQSGNLEKMEEMYSLVRDHVNKKEIPLIRAMICAYCKSSDSDRVKKVEGLLKLIPQKHYRPWLNALLIKLYSQEDWLEEMEIAINEAFERRTRIASASIMRCVTATYYRCNAIERLETFVKRAECAGWRICRSLYHY, from the exons ATGAAGCGAGTTTGGAGATTCACTTCAGACGCAGTAGCGCAAGCCGAACACTTCTGCTTCCACTCCCATGGAATCCCTAACCCTAAACCTAATATTCCGTCCTTTACTACCACCACTGCCGCATTCACATCGCCTGGCCTCACGCGCCGCCACTGCACCTCCGCTACCCCTCCTCCTCCTCACCCGCTCCAAGATATTACTCCCCTCTTCATCGAGAAACGCAGGCTTCCGTTCGGAGAGGATCTCATCAATAAAGCATCGGTTTTGAAGAACCAACTGGTTCTCGAAGCCTCGGATTCCAATCGGGTAATTGAGATCCTCGATGAGAACTCTGCATCACTGATTGAAAGTCATGTAGGTGGATCTGTGCTGCTCGAGCTCTTGAATCAGTTGGATTCGTGGCCTTCCTTGGCCCTTCAG GTGTTTGATtggaggagggagaagaagaattaTGGTGTTGACTCCCCCATGAGTGTATATGAGTATTCTAAGGGCATAAAAGCTGCAGGTAGATGTAAAGATGTTCATCATGCCGTTGAGATCTTTCTAGATGCTGCAAAGAAGGGCATGAGAACGACCAGCACTTACAATGCATTGATGAGTGCTTTTATGTTCAATGGTCTTGCAAAGAATTGTCACGAGTTGTTCTGTGATATGAAGAAGCATGCAGCTTGTCCTCCTTCAATTGGCACATACAATATTCTCATATCTCTTTACTCTCGCTTGCTGTTGGTGGATCACATGGAAGAAACATACCAGGCAATAAAAGAGTCGGACCTCCAACCCAGTGAGAATACTTATAATTATTTGATTGCTGGATATATCTCGGCTTCGATGTGGCATGACATGGAGAGAGTTTTTCAAATGATGAACAGAGGCCCTGTCAAGCCTAACTTGAAAACCCACCTGCTAATGCTTCGAGGCTATGGACAATCAGGTAATCTGGAGAAGATGGAAGAGATGTATTCTCTAGTAAGGGATCATGTAAACAAAAAAGAAATTCCATTGATCAGGGCCATGATATGTGCGTATTGTAAAAGTTCAGATTCGGATAGAGTGAAGAAGGTAGAGGGATTGTTGAAGCTTATTCCACAAAAACATTACAGACCATGGTTGAACGCCTTGTTGATTAAGCTCTATTCCCAGGAGGACTGGTTAGAGGAAATGGAGATTGCAATTAATGAGGCTTTTGAGCGCAGAACCCGGATAGCCTCAGCAAGTATTATGAGATGCGTTACTGCAACTTATTATCGGTGTAATGCAATAGAAAGGCTAGAAACTTTTGTGAAACGTGCTGAATGTGCTGGGTGGAGAATCTGTCGGTCCTTGTATCATT ATTAA